The following are encoded in a window of Rhizophagus irregularis chromosome 4, complete sequence genomic DNA:
- a CDS encoding uncharacterized protein (SECRETED:cutsite_SFT-TP; SECRETED:prob_0.4591); SECRETED:SignalP(1-22), giving the protein MKFSFSLILAITLAFLATSSFTTPIDKTENDIISKREEHNHKNKPKIPPPPHGKSLKKPKKHDHEKFKRGESDSSEDPKDIGKFDGPKDGPKDGPKDGPKDGPKGPVDGPMDGPKGPVDGPMDGPKGPKDGPKDGPKDGPKDGPKDGTKDGPKDGPKGPIDGPTDSPKFPDF; this is encoded by the coding sequence ATGAAGTTCTCTTTCTCTTTAATTTTGGCTATAACTTTAGCCTTTCTCGCTACTAGTTCGTTTACTACACCAATTGATAAAACTGAAAAcgatattattagtaaaagaGAGGAACATAACCATAAGAATAAACCAAAAATTCCCCCACCTCCTCATGGTAAATCTCTCAAGAAGCCAAAAAAACATGACCATGAGAAATTTAAACGTGGAGAATCCGATAGTTCAGAAGACCCTAAGGATATTGGGAAATTCGATGGTCCCAAAGATGGTCCCAAAGACGGTCCAAAAGACGGTCCAAAAGATGGACCAAAAGGTCCTGTAGATGGTCCTATGGATGGTCCAAAAGGTCCTGTAGATGGTCCTATGGATGGTCCAAAAGGTCCCAAGGATGGTCCAAAAGATGGTCCCAAAGATGGTCCTAAGGATGGTCCCAAAGATGGTACCAAAGACGGCCCAAAAGATGGTCCAAAAGGTCCTATAGACGGTCCTACAGATAGTCCAAAATTTcctgatttttaa